A section of the Indicator indicator isolate 239-I01 chromosome 26, UM_Iind_1.1, whole genome shotgun sequence genome encodes:
- the PIWIL1 gene encoding piwi-like protein 1 isoform X2 — MTGRARARARGRPPAQETTLPAVGASTAQQTLPSQLLLPQQPRAPPAVAEEPAGYGRRRRVQNVPQDQKEKRPEGLQISAGFQELSLADRGGRRRDFHDLGVNTRQAIEHVQESKTGTSGSVIKLVTNYFRLMSRPQWALYQYHVGYNPEMEARRLRSALLFQHEKLIGKTHAFDGSILFLPRKLNNKVTQVVSRTRNGDNVKITITLTNELPPSSPTCLQFYNIIFRRILKMLNLQQIGRNYYNPNDPITIPNHRLIVWPGFTSSILQYEENIMLCADVSYKVLRSETVLDFMYSLYCQVEEQRFRDACAKELIGLIVLTKYNNKTYRIDDIDWDGNPKCTFRKADGSEISFVDYYKRQYNQEITDLNQPVLISQLKRKASSLPGPVVLIPELCFLTGLTEKMRNDFNMMKDLSVHTRLPPEQRQREIGRLRDYIQNDENVQKELQDWGLNFDSNLLSFTGRVVQGEKIIQSGRVFDYNPQFADWSKETRGSPLICPKPLDNWLLVYTRRNYDTANTLVQNLFKVTPSMGIRMKKATMIEVDDRTEAYLRALQQSITPETNIAVCVLSSSRKDKYDAIKKYLCTDCPIPSQCVLARTLSKPQTAMAVATKIALQMNCKMGGELWTVEIPLKQVMIVGIDCYHDTLAGKQSIAGFVASMNQTMTRWFSRCAVQTRGQELVDGLKACLQTALREWFKWNKCLPSRVIVYRDGVGDGQLNTLVSYEVPQFLDCLKSVGKDYNPRLTVIVVKKRLNTRFFAQCGEALKNPPPGTVVDVEVTRPEWYDFFIVSQAVRNGCVSPTHYNVIYDTSKLKPDHIQRLTYKLCHMYYNWSGVIRVPAPCQYAHKLAFLIGQSIHKEPNLLLSDKLYYL; from the exons ATGACAGGAAGAGCTAGAGCCAGAGCAAGAGGAAGACCTCCAGCACAAGAGACCACTCTTCCAGCTGTTGGGGCTTCGACT GCTCAGCAGACTTTGCCAAGTCAGCTACTCCTACCTCAGCAGCCACGTGCTCCTCCAGCAGTAGCAGAGGAACCTGCTGGCTATGGACGACGGAGGCGTGTTCAGAATGTTCCGCAAGACCAGAAGGAGAAAAGACCTGAAG GGTTACAGATTTCTGCAGGATTTCAGGAATTGTCTTTAGCAGATAGGGGTGGACGTCGCAGAGATTTCCATGACCTCGGGGTAAATACTCGGCAAGCCATTGAACACGTGCAAGAATCAAAAACTG GCACTTCAGGTAGTGTGATAAAACTGGTTACAAATTACTTTCGTCTGATGTCTCGACCACAGTGGGCTTTATATCAGTACCATGTTGGCTACAATCCCGAGATGGAAGCACGCCGCCTTCgatcagctttgctttttcagCATGAAAAGTTAATTGGAAAGACGCATGCGTTTGATGGATCAATATTATTCTTGCCAAGAAAACTAAACAATAAG GTTACTCAAGTGGTTAGTAGGACTCGAAATGGAGATAATGTGAAGATAACAATCACGTTGACTAATGAGTTGCCACCTTCTTCACCTACATGTCTACAGTTTTACAACATCATTTTTAGAAG GATTCTGAAGATGTTGAATTTGCAGCAGATTGGACGCAATTATTACAACCCCAATGACCCAATCACCATCCCTAATCACAG ATTGATAGTTTGGCCAGGCTTCACAAGCTCTATCCTTCAATATGAAGAAAACATTATGTTATGTGCAGATGTCAGCTATAAGGTTCTTCGCAGTGAAACTGTGTTGGATTTTATGTACAGTCTGTATTGCCAGGTTGAAGAGCAAAGATTTAGAGATGCCTGTGCTAAAGAGCTGATAGGTTTAATTGTTCTTACAAA gtacaacaacaaaacctacAGGATTGATGACATTGACTGGGATGGCAATCCAAAGTGTACCTTTAGAAAAGCAGATGGTTCTGAGATCAGCTTTGTGGACTACTACAAGAGG CAATATAACCAAGAAATTACTGACTTGAACCAGCCTGTCTTGATCAGTCAGCTTAAGAGGAAGGCCAGCAGTCTGCCAGGCCCTGTGGTTCTAATTCCGGAGCTGTGCTTCCTAACAG GATTAACCGAGAAGATGCGTAACGATTTTAATATGATGAAAGACTTGTCTGTTCATACACGGCTGCCACCTGAGCAAAGGCAACGTGAAATCGGAAGACTCAGAGACTATATCCAAAA tgatGAAAATGTTCAGAAGGAACTCCAAGACTGGGGTTTAAACTTTGATTCTAATTTATTATCCTTTACGGGAAGAGTTGTTCAAGGAGAAAAGATCATTCAATCAGGACGTGTG TTTGATTACAACCCTCAGTTTGCTGATTGGTCAAAGGAAACCAGGGGATCTCCCTTAATCTGTCCAAAGCCACTGGATAACTGGTTGCTAGTATACACACGACGGAACTATGATACTGCTAATACATTAGTTCAAAATCTGTTTAAAGTCACACCATCTATGGGAATCAGAATGAAAAAGGCAACCAT gATTGAAGTAGATGACAGAACAGAAGCTTATCTAAGAGCTTTACAGCAAAGTATTACTCCTGAGACAAACATT gccGTTTGTGTTTTGTCTAGTTCCCGAAAGGATAAATATGACGCTATCAAGAAATACTTATGTACAGATTGTCCTATTCCAAGTCAGTGTGTGCTTGCTCGCACTTTAAGCAAGCCTCAGACTGCTATGGCTGTAGCCACAAAAATTGCCTTACAAATGAACTGTAAAATGGGTGGAGAACTTTGGACTGTTGAGATCCCa CTGAAGCAGGTAATGATTGTGGGAATTGATTGTTACCATGACACTTTAGCTGGGAAGCAGTCAATTGCAGGATTTGTTGCTAGCATGAATCAAACAATGACACG GTGGTTCTCACGCTGTGCTGTTCAAACTCGTGGGCAAGAACTTGTGGATGGACTCAAAGCCTGCTTGCAAA CTGCTCTAAGAGAATGGTTTAAGTGGAATAAGTGTTTACCCTCTCGTGTTATTGTGTATCGTGATGGTGTTGGAGATGGACAGCTGAACACTTTGGTTAGTTATGAAGTACCTCAGTTTCTGGATTGCTTGAAGAGTGTTGGTAAAGACTACAA tccAAGACTTACTGTGATAGTTGTGAAGAAACGACTGAATACCAGGTTCTTTGCACAGTGTGGTGAAGCACTTAAAAACCCACCCCCTGGTACTGTGGTTGATGTGGAGGTTACCAGACCAGAATG GTATGATTTCTTTATTGTGAGCCAGGCTGTGAGAAACGGTTGTGTTTCACCTACTCATTATAATGTCATTTATGACACCAGCAAACTGAAACCAGATCACATACAACGTTTAACCTACAAACTTTGCCACATGTACTATAACTGGTCG GGTGTTATCAGAGTACCTGCTCCTTGCCAATATGCTCATAAACTGGCTTTCCTCATCGGTCAGAGTATTCACAAGGAACCAAACCTGCTGCTTTCAGACAAGCTTTACTACCTTTGA
- the PIWIL1 gene encoding piwi-like protein 1 isoform X3, with the protein MTGRARARARGRPPAQETTLPAVGASTAQQTLPSQLLLPQQPRAPPAVAEEPAGYGRRRRVQNVPKTIGLQISAGFQELSLADRGGRRRDFHDLGVNTRQAIEHVQESKTGTSGSVIKLVTNYFRLMSRPQWALYQYHVGYNPEMEARRLRSALLFQHEKLIGKTHAFDGSILFLPRKLNNKVTQVVSRTRNGDNVKITITLTNELPPSSPTCLQFYNIIFRRILKMLNLQQIGRNYYNPNDPITIPNHRLIVWPGFTSSILQYEENIMLCADVSYKVLRSETVLDFMYSLYCQVEEQRFRDACAKELIGLIVLTKYNNKTYRIDDIDWDGNPKCTFRKADGSEISFVDYYKRQYNQEITDLNQPVLISQLKRKASSLPGPVVLIPELCFLTGLTEKMRNDFNMMKDLSVHTRLPPEQRQREIGRLRDYIQNDENVQKELQDWGLNFDSNLLSFTGRVVQGEKIIQSGRVFDYNPQFADWSKETRGSPLICPKPLDNWLLVYTRRNYDTANTLVQNLFKVTPSMGIRMKKATMIEVDDRTEAYLRALQQSITPETNIAVCVLSSSRKDKYDAIKKYLCTDCPIPSQCVLARTLSKPQTAMAVATKIALQMNCKMGGELWTVEIPLKQVMIVGIDCYHDTLAGKQSIAGFVASMNQTMTRWFSRCAVQTRGQELVDGLKACLQTALREWFKWNKCLPSRVIVYRDGVGDGQLNTLVSYEVPQFLDCLKSVGKDYNPRLTVIVVKKRLNTRFFAQCGEALKNPPPGTVVDVEVTRPEWYDFFIVSQAVRNGCVSPTHYNVIYDTSKLKPDHIQRLTYKLCHMYYNWSGVIRVPAPCQYAHKLAFLIGQSIHKEPNLLLSDKLYYL; encoded by the exons ATGACAGGAAGAGCTAGAGCCAGAGCAAGAGGAAGACCTCCAGCACAAGAGACCACTCTTCCAGCTGTTGGGGCTTCGACT GCTCAGCAGACTTTGCCAAGTCAGCTACTCCTACCTCAGCAGCCACGTGCTCCTCCAGCAGTAGCAGAGGAACCTGCTGGCTATGGACGACGGAGGCGTGTTCAGAATGTTCC taaaacaatagGGTTACAGATTTCTGCAGGATTTCAGGAATTGTCTTTAGCAGATAGGGGTGGACGTCGCAGAGATTTCCATGACCTCGGGGTAAATACTCGGCAAGCCATTGAACACGTGCAAGAATCAAAAACTG GCACTTCAGGTAGTGTGATAAAACTGGTTACAAATTACTTTCGTCTGATGTCTCGACCACAGTGGGCTTTATATCAGTACCATGTTGGCTACAATCCCGAGATGGAAGCACGCCGCCTTCgatcagctttgctttttcagCATGAAAAGTTAATTGGAAAGACGCATGCGTTTGATGGATCAATATTATTCTTGCCAAGAAAACTAAACAATAAG GTTACTCAAGTGGTTAGTAGGACTCGAAATGGAGATAATGTGAAGATAACAATCACGTTGACTAATGAGTTGCCACCTTCTTCACCTACATGTCTACAGTTTTACAACATCATTTTTAGAAG GATTCTGAAGATGTTGAATTTGCAGCAGATTGGACGCAATTATTACAACCCCAATGACCCAATCACCATCCCTAATCACAG ATTGATAGTTTGGCCAGGCTTCACAAGCTCTATCCTTCAATATGAAGAAAACATTATGTTATGTGCAGATGTCAGCTATAAGGTTCTTCGCAGTGAAACTGTGTTGGATTTTATGTACAGTCTGTATTGCCAGGTTGAAGAGCAAAGATTTAGAGATGCCTGTGCTAAAGAGCTGATAGGTTTAATTGTTCTTACAAA gtacaacaacaaaacctacAGGATTGATGACATTGACTGGGATGGCAATCCAAAGTGTACCTTTAGAAAAGCAGATGGTTCTGAGATCAGCTTTGTGGACTACTACAAGAGG CAATATAACCAAGAAATTACTGACTTGAACCAGCCTGTCTTGATCAGTCAGCTTAAGAGGAAGGCCAGCAGTCTGCCAGGCCCTGTGGTTCTAATTCCGGAGCTGTGCTTCCTAACAG GATTAACCGAGAAGATGCGTAACGATTTTAATATGATGAAAGACTTGTCTGTTCATACACGGCTGCCACCTGAGCAAAGGCAACGTGAAATCGGAAGACTCAGAGACTATATCCAAAA tgatGAAAATGTTCAGAAGGAACTCCAAGACTGGGGTTTAAACTTTGATTCTAATTTATTATCCTTTACGGGAAGAGTTGTTCAAGGAGAAAAGATCATTCAATCAGGACGTGTG TTTGATTACAACCCTCAGTTTGCTGATTGGTCAAAGGAAACCAGGGGATCTCCCTTAATCTGTCCAAAGCCACTGGATAACTGGTTGCTAGTATACACACGACGGAACTATGATACTGCTAATACATTAGTTCAAAATCTGTTTAAAGTCACACCATCTATGGGAATCAGAATGAAAAAGGCAACCAT gATTGAAGTAGATGACAGAACAGAAGCTTATCTAAGAGCTTTACAGCAAAGTATTACTCCTGAGACAAACATT gccGTTTGTGTTTTGTCTAGTTCCCGAAAGGATAAATATGACGCTATCAAGAAATACTTATGTACAGATTGTCCTATTCCAAGTCAGTGTGTGCTTGCTCGCACTTTAAGCAAGCCTCAGACTGCTATGGCTGTAGCCACAAAAATTGCCTTACAAATGAACTGTAAAATGGGTGGAGAACTTTGGACTGTTGAGATCCCa CTGAAGCAGGTAATGATTGTGGGAATTGATTGTTACCATGACACTTTAGCTGGGAAGCAGTCAATTGCAGGATTTGTTGCTAGCATGAATCAAACAATGACACG GTGGTTCTCACGCTGTGCTGTTCAAACTCGTGGGCAAGAACTTGTGGATGGACTCAAAGCCTGCTTGCAAA CTGCTCTAAGAGAATGGTTTAAGTGGAATAAGTGTTTACCCTCTCGTGTTATTGTGTATCGTGATGGTGTTGGAGATGGACAGCTGAACACTTTGGTTAGTTATGAAGTACCTCAGTTTCTGGATTGCTTGAAGAGTGTTGGTAAAGACTACAA tccAAGACTTACTGTGATAGTTGTGAAGAAACGACTGAATACCAGGTTCTTTGCACAGTGTGGTGAAGCACTTAAAAACCCACCCCCTGGTACTGTGGTTGATGTGGAGGTTACCAGACCAGAATG GTATGATTTCTTTATTGTGAGCCAGGCTGTGAGAAACGGTTGTGTTTCACCTACTCATTATAATGTCATTTATGACACCAGCAAACTGAAACCAGATCACATACAACGTTTAACCTACAAACTTTGCCACATGTACTATAACTGGTCG GGTGTTATCAGAGTACCTGCTCCTTGCCAATATGCTCATAAACTGGCTTTCCTCATCGGTCAGAGTATTCACAAGGAACCAAACCTGCTGCTTTCAGACAAGCTTTACTACCTTTGA
- the PIWIL1 gene encoding piwi-like protein 1 isoform X1 produces MTGRARARARGRPPAQETTLPAVGASTVRDLIALYNYLKGCRQQTLPSQLLLPQQPRAPPAVAEEPAGYGRRRRVQNVPQDQKEKRPEGLQISAGFQELSLADRGGRRRDFHDLGVNTRQAIEHVQESKTGTSGSVIKLVTNYFRLMSRPQWALYQYHVGYNPEMEARRLRSALLFQHEKLIGKTHAFDGSILFLPRKLNNKVTQVVSRTRNGDNVKITITLTNELPPSSPTCLQFYNIIFRRILKMLNLQQIGRNYYNPNDPITIPNHRLIVWPGFTSSILQYEENIMLCADVSYKVLRSETVLDFMYSLYCQVEEQRFRDACAKELIGLIVLTKYNNKTYRIDDIDWDGNPKCTFRKADGSEISFVDYYKRQYNQEITDLNQPVLISQLKRKASSLPGPVVLIPELCFLTGLTEKMRNDFNMMKDLSVHTRLPPEQRQREIGRLRDYIQNDENVQKELQDWGLNFDSNLLSFTGRVVQGEKIIQSGRVFDYNPQFADWSKETRGSPLICPKPLDNWLLVYTRRNYDTANTLVQNLFKVTPSMGIRMKKATMIEVDDRTEAYLRALQQSITPETNIAVCVLSSSRKDKYDAIKKYLCTDCPIPSQCVLARTLSKPQTAMAVATKIALQMNCKMGGELWTVEIPLKQVMIVGIDCYHDTLAGKQSIAGFVASMNQTMTRWFSRCAVQTRGQELVDGLKACLQTALREWFKWNKCLPSRVIVYRDGVGDGQLNTLVSYEVPQFLDCLKSVGKDYNPRLTVIVVKKRLNTRFFAQCGEALKNPPPGTVVDVEVTRPEWYDFFIVSQAVRNGCVSPTHYNVIYDTSKLKPDHIQRLTYKLCHMYYNWSGVIRVPAPCQYAHKLAFLIGQSIHKEPNLLLSDKLYYL; encoded by the exons ATGACAGGAAGAGCTAGAGCCAGAGCAAGAGGAAGACCTCCAGCACAAGAGACCACTCTTCCAGCTGTTGGGGCTTCGACTGTAA gagaccttattgctctctacaactacctgaaaggttgtagacag CAGACTTTGCCAAGTCAGCTACTCCTACCTCAGCAGCCACGTGCTCCTCCAGCAGTAGCAGAGGAACCTGCTGGCTATGGACGACGGAGGCGTGTTCAGAATGTTCCGCAAGACCAGAAGGAGAAAAGACCTGAAG GGTTACAGATTTCTGCAGGATTTCAGGAATTGTCTTTAGCAGATAGGGGTGGACGTCGCAGAGATTTCCATGACCTCGGGGTAAATACTCGGCAAGCCATTGAACACGTGCAAGAATCAAAAACTG GCACTTCAGGTAGTGTGATAAAACTGGTTACAAATTACTTTCGTCTGATGTCTCGACCACAGTGGGCTTTATATCAGTACCATGTTGGCTACAATCCCGAGATGGAAGCACGCCGCCTTCgatcagctttgctttttcagCATGAAAAGTTAATTGGAAAGACGCATGCGTTTGATGGATCAATATTATTCTTGCCAAGAAAACTAAACAATAAG GTTACTCAAGTGGTTAGTAGGACTCGAAATGGAGATAATGTGAAGATAACAATCACGTTGACTAATGAGTTGCCACCTTCTTCACCTACATGTCTACAGTTTTACAACATCATTTTTAGAAG GATTCTGAAGATGTTGAATTTGCAGCAGATTGGACGCAATTATTACAACCCCAATGACCCAATCACCATCCCTAATCACAG ATTGATAGTTTGGCCAGGCTTCACAAGCTCTATCCTTCAATATGAAGAAAACATTATGTTATGTGCAGATGTCAGCTATAAGGTTCTTCGCAGTGAAACTGTGTTGGATTTTATGTACAGTCTGTATTGCCAGGTTGAAGAGCAAAGATTTAGAGATGCCTGTGCTAAAGAGCTGATAGGTTTAATTGTTCTTACAAA gtacaacaacaaaacctacAGGATTGATGACATTGACTGGGATGGCAATCCAAAGTGTACCTTTAGAAAAGCAGATGGTTCTGAGATCAGCTTTGTGGACTACTACAAGAGG CAATATAACCAAGAAATTACTGACTTGAACCAGCCTGTCTTGATCAGTCAGCTTAAGAGGAAGGCCAGCAGTCTGCCAGGCCCTGTGGTTCTAATTCCGGAGCTGTGCTTCCTAACAG GATTAACCGAGAAGATGCGTAACGATTTTAATATGATGAAAGACTTGTCTGTTCATACACGGCTGCCACCTGAGCAAAGGCAACGTGAAATCGGAAGACTCAGAGACTATATCCAAAA tgatGAAAATGTTCAGAAGGAACTCCAAGACTGGGGTTTAAACTTTGATTCTAATTTATTATCCTTTACGGGAAGAGTTGTTCAAGGAGAAAAGATCATTCAATCAGGACGTGTG TTTGATTACAACCCTCAGTTTGCTGATTGGTCAAAGGAAACCAGGGGATCTCCCTTAATCTGTCCAAAGCCACTGGATAACTGGTTGCTAGTATACACACGACGGAACTATGATACTGCTAATACATTAGTTCAAAATCTGTTTAAAGTCACACCATCTATGGGAATCAGAATGAAAAAGGCAACCAT gATTGAAGTAGATGACAGAACAGAAGCTTATCTAAGAGCTTTACAGCAAAGTATTACTCCTGAGACAAACATT gccGTTTGTGTTTTGTCTAGTTCCCGAAAGGATAAATATGACGCTATCAAGAAATACTTATGTACAGATTGTCCTATTCCAAGTCAGTGTGTGCTTGCTCGCACTTTAAGCAAGCCTCAGACTGCTATGGCTGTAGCCACAAAAATTGCCTTACAAATGAACTGTAAAATGGGTGGAGAACTTTGGACTGTTGAGATCCCa CTGAAGCAGGTAATGATTGTGGGAATTGATTGTTACCATGACACTTTAGCTGGGAAGCAGTCAATTGCAGGATTTGTTGCTAGCATGAATCAAACAATGACACG GTGGTTCTCACGCTGTGCTGTTCAAACTCGTGGGCAAGAACTTGTGGATGGACTCAAAGCCTGCTTGCAAA CTGCTCTAAGAGAATGGTTTAAGTGGAATAAGTGTTTACCCTCTCGTGTTATTGTGTATCGTGATGGTGTTGGAGATGGACAGCTGAACACTTTGGTTAGTTATGAAGTACCTCAGTTTCTGGATTGCTTGAAGAGTGTTGGTAAAGACTACAA tccAAGACTTACTGTGATAGTTGTGAAGAAACGACTGAATACCAGGTTCTTTGCACAGTGTGGTGAAGCACTTAAAAACCCACCCCCTGGTACTGTGGTTGATGTGGAGGTTACCAGACCAGAATG GTATGATTTCTTTATTGTGAGCCAGGCTGTGAGAAACGGTTGTGTTTCACCTACTCATTATAATGTCATTTATGACACCAGCAAACTGAAACCAGATCACATACAACGTTTAACCTACAAACTTTGCCACATGTACTATAACTGGTCG GGTGTTATCAGAGTACCTGCTCCTTGCCAATATGCTCATAAACTGGCTTTCCTCATCGGTCAGAGTATTCACAAGGAACCAAACCTGCTGCTTTCAGACAAGCTTTACTACCTTTGA